A single region of the Acidobacteriota bacterium genome encodes:
- a CDS encoding DUF1549 and DUF1553 domain-containing protein: MKSPCIALALTIAAITPGAAANAATDAAEPVTFIRDVLPAMNKVGCSNGTCHGAAKGKNGFKLSLRGYDPEFDYQSLLYDMSGRRFNRADPARSLMLAKPTMQVPHEGGLRLDPGGRYYNLILDWIRAGVPYGDLARDRVERLEIHPAEVFMNRPGMRQQTTVIAHYGDGRSRDVTREAHVTSSNTETMAVEDGSAGPVVTGLRRGESTLLVRYEGQFTTAPATVLSGREGFEWTALPQASYIDELIDEKLQRIEVLPSAPVDDSAFLRRASLDLTGQIPTPNRVRAFLADDTPTQEKRNRLVDELIASDAYVDHWTLKWGDLLRSNRKFMSYKGMLTFRGWLREAIEENRPYDQLVRELVTASGSTLDQPAASYFRAARDPKEAMETTTQLFMGVRMVCAQCHDHPFERWTQNQYFEMTAFFAGLGVRPGFRTGEEIVFDKRRDNEQLHPKTNAIVPPRYLVPVEGAPDLGEGLERRAALADWLTSPNNPYFAPAIANRVWSYFMGRGIIDPVDDIRASNQPVNAALLNALTADLIENDFDLRHLMRTIATSRAYQSSFQTNEWNQDDRINFSRHEPRRLSAEQLADAVARATDSRFEIDTLPEDFDATALPDPHVMTASMGIEGFLDLFGKPDRETACECERKTEMSLPQALSLLNGSVIADAIADPEGRVANLVLGGLDNEELIAELYLSAIGRLPTGDEAELAEGHFESSASRTAAAQDLMWALLNSNAFLFNS; encoded by the coding sequence ATGAAAAGTCCCTGTATCGCCCTCGCCCTCACGATCGCCGCCATAACTCCCGGCGCCGCCGCCAACGCCGCGACCGACGCCGCCGAACCCGTCACCTTCATCCGCGACGTCCTGCCCGCCATGAACAAGGTCGGCTGCTCCAACGGCACCTGCCACGGCGCAGCCAAGGGCAAGAACGGCTTCAAGCTCTCGCTGCGCGGCTACGACCCCGAGTTCGACTACCAGTCACTGCTCTACGACATGTCCGGCCGGCGGTTCAACCGCGCCGACCCGGCGCGCTCCCTGATGCTCGCCAAGCCGACGATGCAGGTCCCCCACGAAGGCGGCCTGCGCCTCGATCCCGGCGGCCGCTACTACAACCTCATCCTCGACTGGATCAGGGCGGGCGTGCCCTACGGGGATCTCGCGCGCGACCGGGTCGAACGCCTCGAGATCCACCCGGCCGAGGTCTTCATGAACCGGCCGGGGATGCGGCAGCAGACGACCGTCATCGCGCACTACGGCGACGGCCGCAGCCGCGATGTCACTCGCGAGGCGCATGTAACGAGCAGCAACACGGAAACGATGGCGGTCGAGGACGGTTCCGCCGGCCCGGTCGTGACCGGGCTGCGCCGCGGCGAAAGCACCCTGCTCGTGCGCTACGAGGGCCAGTTCACCACCGCGCCCGCCACCGTGCTCAGCGGCCGCGAGGGCTTCGAGTGGACCGCCCTGCCCCAGGCCAGCTACATCGACGAGCTGATCGACGAGAAGCTCCAGCGGATCGAGGTTCTGCCCTCGGCGCCGGTCGACGACTCGGCCTTCCTCCGCCGCGCCTCGCTCGACCTGACCGGCCAGATCCCGACCCCGAACCGGGTGCGCGCGTTCCTCGCCGACGACACGCCCACACAAGAGAAGCGGAACCGCCTGGTCGACGAACTGATCGCAAGCGACGCGTACGTCGACCACTGGACCCTCAAGTGGGGCGACCTGTTGCGCAGCAACCGGAAGTTCATGAGCTACAAGGGAATGCTGACCTTCCGCGGCTGGCTGCGCGAGGCGATCGAGGAGAACCGGCCCTACGACCAGCTCGTCCGCGAACTGGTCACGGCCTCCGGCAGCACCCTCGATCAGCCGGCCGCCAGCTACTTCCGCGCCGCTCGCGATCCGAAGGAGGCGATGGAGACGACGACCCAGCTCTTCATGGGGGTGCGGATGGTCTGCGCCCAGTGCCACGACCACCCGTTCGAGCGCTGGACCCAGAACCAGTACTTCGAGATGACCGCCTTCTTCGCCGGCCTGGGCGTCCGGCCCGGCTTCCGTACCGGCGAGGAGATCGTCTTCGACAAGCGACGCGACAACGAGCAGTTGCACCCGAAGACGAACGCGATCGTGCCGCCCAGGTACCTGGTGCCGGTCGAGGGCGCACCGGACCTCGGTGAGGGTCTCGAGCGCCGGGCCGCGCTGGCCGACTGGCTGACGTCGCCGAACAACCCCTACTTCGCCCCGGCGATCGCGAACCGCGTCTGGAGCTACTTCATGGGTCGCGGCATCATCGACCCGGTCGACGACATCCGCGCCTCGAACCAGCCGGTCAATGCGGCGCTCCTGAACGCGCTGACCGCGGACCTGATCGAGAACGACTTCGACCTCCGCCACCTGATGCGGACGATCGCCACCTCCCGGGCCTACCAGTCGTCCTTCCAGACGAACGAGTGGAACCAGGACGACCGGATCAACTTCTCCCGCCACGAACCGCGGCGCCTCAGCGCCGAGCAACTGGCCGACGCCGTCGCCCGCGCCACCGACTCCCGGTTCGAGATCGACACCCTGCCCGAGGACTTCGACGCCACGGCGCTCCCGGATCCGCACGTGATGACGGCGAGCATGGGCATCGAGGGCTTCCTCGACCTGTTCGGCAAACCCGACCGTGAGACCGCCTGCGAGTGCGAGCGGAAGACGGAGATGAGCCTGCCGCAGGCGCTGAGCCTGCTGAACGGCTCCGTCATCGCCGACGCGATCGCCGACCCCGAGGGGCGGGTG
- a CDS encoding DUF1501 domain-containing protein produces MSDHQCSLMSRRQMLAQVSTGFGAIALNGMLGSALLPGAAHGAPRARARHVIFCYMSGGVSQVDSFDPKPRLDRDHGKPMPTKIERTQFNENGNIFASPFPFKEYGESGIPVSSMFPHVGECVDDLAVIRSMTSTVNEHAQGNYFFHTGFPLVGHPSAGAWVNYGLGTENENLPGFVVLQSGQAGIPHGGVGIYSNGYLPAEFQGSIMRGDAEDAVQNIQALEAPTAQRERLDFVQEMDQAFLERLGGHADVEAAVRNYETAFRMQAEVPELCDISGETRATRELYALDHPNQTTADYGRQCLLARRLVERGVRFVELSCLPEPDDAGQAANPWDQHTGLEVGHRNMALQVDQPIAGLLKDLKARGLLDETLVIWAGEFGRTPFHQGSDGRDHNPFGFSIWLAGGGIKGGTIHGATDDFGYHVVEDEVTIYDLWATVLHLLGIDHTNLTYRYGGRDFRLTDVHGNVVDGILA; encoded by the coding sequence ATGAGCGACCACCAGTGTTCCTTGATGAGCCGCCGGCAGATGCTGGCCCAGGTCTCGACCGGGTTCGGCGCCATCGCGCTGAACGGCATGCTCGGCTCGGCGCTCCTGCCCGGAGCGGCCCATGGCGCGCCAAGAGCGCGCGCCCGGCACGTCATCTTCTGCTACATGTCGGGCGGCGTGTCCCAGGTCGACTCGTTCGACCCGAAGCCGCGGCTCGACCGCGATCACGGCAAGCCGATGCCGACGAAGATCGAGCGCACCCAGTTCAACGAGAACGGCAACATCTTCGCCTCGCCCTTCCCGTTCAAGGAGTACGGCGAAAGCGGCATCCCGGTCAGCAGCATGTTCCCCCACGTCGGCGAGTGCGTCGACGATCTGGCAGTCATCCGCTCGATGACCAGCACGGTGAACGAGCACGCCCAAGGCAACTACTTCTTCCATACCGGCTTCCCGCTGGTGGGTCACCCGTCCGCGGGCGCCTGGGTGAACTACGGGCTCGGCACCGAGAACGAGAACCTGCCCGGCTTCGTCGTCCTGCAAAGCGGCCAGGCCGGCATCCCGCACGGTGGCGTCGGCATCTACAGCAACGGCTACCTGCCGGCCGAGTTCCAAGGCTCCATCATGCGCGGCGACGCCGAGGACGCGGTCCAGAACATCCAGGCGCTGGAGGCCCCTACGGCCCAGCGTGAGCGGCTCGACTTCGTCCAGGAGATGGACCAGGCCTTCCTCGAGCGGCTCGGCGGCCACGCCGATGTCGAGGCGGCGGTCCGCAACTACGAGACCGCGTTCAGGATGCAGGCCGAAGTGCCCGAACTCTGCGACATCAGCGGTGAGACCCGGGCGACGCGCGAGCTCTACGCGCTGGACCACCCGAACCAGACGACGGCGGACTACGGCCGCCAGTGCCTGCTGGCGCGGCGGCTGGTCGAGCGCGGCGTCCGCTTCGTCGAACTGAGCTGCCTGCCGGAGCCGGACGACGCGGGGCAGGCCGCGAACCCCTGGGATCAGCACACCGGCCTCGAGGTCGGTCACCGGAACATGGCGCTCCAGGTCGATCAGCCGATCGCCGGACTCCTGAAGGACCTGAAGGCCCGTGGCCTGCTCGACGAGACGCTCGTCATCTGGGCCGGCGAGTTCGGCCGCACGCCGTTCCACCAGGGCTCCGATGGCCGCGATCACAACCCGTTCGGCTTCTCGATCTGGCTCGCCGGCGGCGGGATCAAGGGCGGCACGATCCACGGCGCGACGGACGACTTCGGCTACCACGTCGTCGAGGACGAGGTCACGATCTACGACCTCTGGGCCACCGTCCTCCACCTCCTCGGCATCGACCACACCAACCTCACCTACCGCTACGGCGGCCGCGACTTTCGGCTCACCGACGTCCACGGCAACGTGGTCGATGGGATCCTGGCGTAG
- a CDS encoding PSD1 and planctomycete cytochrome C domain-containing protein: protein MRTSLCSGAAILAAALLGGPAAGAEFAPEDLEFFEQKIRPVLVEHCYTCHNSTEIAESGLRLDYRGGLLEGGMRGPAIEPGKPRSSLLLRAMRHPSLDFRMPLGGAKLPDDVVADFERWIEIGAPDPRDEPPSADALKEATAWQTILEQRKSWWSLQPITDPAPPEIADATWSRNPIDRFLAAGIADAGLEPAPLAEPRTVMRRLSYVLTGLPPTPAQVDDFERRAAVDRDAAVAEEIDRLLADPAFGERWARHWMDWVRYAETHGSEGDPPVPYAWRYRDYLIRALNADVPVDQLIREHLAGDLLDEPRMNAELGINESAIGIAQYRFVLHGFGPTDALDEQVRFTENQIDVVSKAFLGMTVACARCHDHKFDAISQTDFYALYGTMVNGRPGVQTIDDEARRNAHRDDLTRLKGELRQVLAEAWLKAAAEVPGRLQRPDGPWAAALTGGQSPYDPLYAWVRAGRVRGRGAFAKRWQELSAAYERSRQQLEARRQAPAVQRWDLSRTRDVEQWYRHGNGLADAKPQAAGSYEVAQGGGTIVADILPGGVYTHSLTNRHNGTFSSPRFLIEANQKLAVRIAGRGGAVARYAVQNYPQRGEVHPIETLSDGEWRWQHWDLAYWDGDHAYIELVTAADHPMTGESSGGRSDRSWFGITEAVVLDENAQLPRDQPAEFTAPLFEIEGAPGDRGELAARYGQAVQGAVAAWRDGSMTDAQARFLANFVRRGLLSNDTDEVPEAGPIVDSIRRLEEAIPAPTRSPAVLSGPRFDQPLMERGNHRQLGEPVPQRFLEAIDPEPYPDSVHPRLALAGSILDPGNPLTARVIANRLWAHTFGRGIVGTPDNFGQMGELPSNAALLDHLATTLREDGWSLKTFVRRLASTRAFQLASTPEAAARERDPRNDLLSHAHLRRLEAEAVRDSMLIAAGQLEPVSTGETLPEPGWSSRRSVYVQVIRNQPDPLLHTLDLPTPVTTKGQRDQTNVPAQSLLMMNNTQVMHLAARFAERIARDPDLRSDRERIVAMFRLALGRPPTEPELGAAAEFLNQAQDRKPAREDVEAWSAAAMDRREESAEIRDFTADKTRGVLRFYHRASAPRAIAAWEFDDQPKNGRVYDAIGFLPIKLGRDVHVEDGALWLGASDVVTSKPIRRTLDEYTLEAWVGGLPGEADADESPPVHLVLARDRKGAWTAYRNGAESDPENVRSELPMSLEKDRVQFAGAGDAPLGVLQARLYDRVLVPADVAASALGNIEAPSEAEQARIYRSSWSHIARLEAEADQLEKSAGGGDAWRRLAHAMFNLKEFMYLR, encoded by the coding sequence GTGAGGACCTCGCTGTGCTCGGGCGCCGCGATCCTGGCCGCTGCATTGCTCGGCGGGCCAGCGGCCGGGGCGGAGTTCGCCCCGGAGGATCTGGAGTTCTTCGAGCAGAAGATCCGACCGGTCCTGGTCGAGCACTGTTACACCTGCCACAACAGCACGGAGATCGCGGAGAGCGGTCTGCGCCTGGACTATCGCGGCGGCCTGCTCGAAGGCGGCATGCGGGGCCCCGCCATCGAGCCGGGCAAGCCGCGCAGCAGCCTCCTGCTGCGCGCCATGAGGCACCCGAGCCTCGACTTCCGGATGCCGCTGGGGGGCGCGAAGCTGCCCGACGACGTGGTCGCCGACTTCGAGCGCTGGATCGAGATCGGGGCGCCCGATCCCAGGGACGAACCGCCCTCCGCCGACGCGCTCAAGGAAGCGACTGCGTGGCAGACGATCCTCGAACAGAGGAAGAGCTGGTGGAGCCTGCAGCCAATCACCGACCCGGCACCTCCCGAGATCGCCGACGCGACCTGGTCGCGCAACCCGATCGACCGGTTCCTGGCTGCGGGGATCGCGGACGCCGGTCTCGAACCCGCTCCCCTAGCCGAGCCGCGGACCGTGATGCGCCGGCTCTCCTACGTGCTCACCGGCCTGCCGCCGACGCCCGCCCAGGTCGACGACTTCGAGCGTCGCGCCGCGGTCGACCGGGACGCCGCGGTCGCGGAGGAAATCGACCGGCTGCTCGCCGACCCGGCCTTCGGCGAGCGCTGGGCGCGGCACTGGATGGACTGGGTCCGCTACGCCGAGACGCACGGCAGCGAGGGCGACCCCCCGGTTCCCTACGCCTGGCGCTACCGCGACTACCTGATCCGGGCGCTGAACGCCGACGTCCCGGTCGACCAGTTGATCCGCGAGCATCTGGCGGGCGATCTTCTCGACGAGCCGCGGATGAACGCGGAACTCGGGATCAACGAGTCGGCGATCGGTATCGCCCAGTACCGCTTCGTCCTGCACGGCTTCGGCCCCACCGATGCCCTCGACGAACAGGTCCGCTTCACGGAGAACCAGATCGACGTCGTCTCCAAGGCGTTCCTGGGGATGACCGTCGCCTGTGCACGCTGCCACGACCACAAGTTCGACGCGATTAGCCAGACCGACTTCTACGCCCTCTACGGCACGATGGTGAACGGCCGCCCGGGGGTTCAGACGATCGACGACGAGGCGCGGCGGAACGCCCACCGGGACGACCTGACCCGGCTGAAGGGCGAGTTGAGGCAGGTGCTCGCCGAGGCATGGCTCAAAGCCGCCGCCGAGGTGCCGGGCAGGCTGCAGCGGCCGGACGGCCCATGGGCCGCGGCACTCACGGGCGGCCAGTCGCCCTACGACCCGCTCTACGCCTGGGTCCGGGCAGGCCGGGTCCGCGGCCGCGGGGCCTTTGCCAAGCGGTGGCAGGAACTGTCCGCCGCCTACGAACGGAGCCGGCAGCAACTCGAGGCCCGCCGACAGGCGCCCGCCGTCCAGCGTTGGGACCTGAGCCGAACCAGGGACGTTGAGCAGTGGTACCGGCACGGCAACGGCCTTGCCGATGCGAAGCCGCAGGCAGCCGGGAGCTACGAGGTCGCCCAGGGCGGCGGGACGATCGTCGCCGACATCCTGCCCGGCGGCGTCTACACGCACTCACTCACCAACCGCCACAACGGCACCTTCTCGTCACCGCGGTTTCTCATCGAGGCCAATCAGAAGTTGGCGGTGCGGATCGCCGGCCGCGGCGGCGCGGTCGCACGCTACGCGGTCCAGAACTACCCCCAACGAGGCGAGGTCCATCCGATCGAGACCCTCTCGGACGGCGAATGGCGATGGCAGCACTGGGACCTCGCCTACTGGGATGGCGACCATGCCTACATCGAGCTGGTGACGGCCGCCGATCACCCGATGACCGGAGAGAGTTCCGGCGGGCGGTCGGACCGCTCCTGGTTCGGGATCACCGAGGCGGTCGTGCTCGACGAGAACGCCCAGCTTCCCCGCGACCAGCCAGCCGAGTTCACCGCGCCCCTGTTCGAGATCGAAGGCGCGCCCGGCGACCGCGGCGAACTGGCGGCCCGCTATGGCCAAGCGGTTCAGGGCGCGGTCGCGGCCTGGCGCGACGGTTCGATGACCGACGCCCAGGCACGTTTCCTCGCGAACTTCGTTCGCCGCGGCCTGCTTTCCAACGACACGGACGAGGTGCCGGAAGCGGGGCCGATCGTCGACTCGATCCGGCGGCTCGAGGAGGCGATCCCCGCGCCGACCCGCTCCCCCGCGGTGCTCTCCGGCCCGCGCTTCGATCAGCCGCTGATGGAGCGGGGCAATCACCGGCAGCTCGGTGAACCCGTGCCACAGCGATTCCTCGAAGCGATCGACCCCGAGCCGTACCCCGACTCGGTTCATCCGCGACTGGCCCTGGCCGGGAGCATCCTCGACCCCGGCAATCCGCTCACGGCCCGCGTCATCGCGAACCGCCTCTGGGCCCACACCTTCGGGCGCGGGATCGTCGGCACGCCGGACAACTTCGGGCAGATGGGTGAGCTCCCGTCGAACGCCGCCCTCCTCGATCACCTGGCGACGACGCTTCGGGAGGACGGCTGGTCCCTCAAGACGTTCGTGCGGCGGCTCGCATCGACCCGGGCCTTCCAACTCGCGTCGACGCCGGAGGCGGCCGCCCGGGAACGGGATCCCCGGAACGACCTCCTCTCCCATGCCCATCTGCGCCGCCTGGAGGCCGAGGCCGTGCGCGACTCGATGCTGATTGCCGCCGGTCAACTCGAACCGGTTTCCACCGGCGAGACGCTCCCGGAACCAGGCTGGTCGAGCCGGCGCAGCGTCTACGTACAGGTCATTCGGAATCAGCCGGATCCCCTGCTGCACACGCTCGACCTGCCCACCCCGGTGACGACCAAGGGCCAGCGCGACCAGACGAACGTGCCCGCCCAGTCGCTGCTCATGATGAACAACACCCAAGTCATGCACCTGGCGGCCCGCTTCGCCGAACGGATCGCCCGCGACCCCGACCTGCGCAGCGACCGGGAACGCATCGTCGCCATGTTCCGCCTCGCCCTCGGTCGGCCCCCGACTGAACCGGAACTCGGCGCCGCCGCAGAGTTCCTCAACCAGGCCCAGGACCGGAAACCCGCGCGGGAAGACGTAGAAGCCTGGAGTGCGGCGGCCATGGACCGCCGGGAGGAGAGCGCCGAAATCCGCGACTTCACCGCGGACAAGACGCGCGGCGTACTTCGCTTCTACCACCGGGCGTCGGCGCCCAGGGCGATCGCCGCGTGGGAGTTCGACGACCAGCCCAAGAACGGCCGCGTCTACGACGCCATCGGTTTTCTTCCCATCAAGCTGGGCCGCGACGTCCACGTGGAGGACGGCGCACTGTGGCTCGGGGCATCGGATGTCGTGACGTCGAAGCCGATCCGGCGGACGCTGGACGAGTACACGCTCGAAGCCTGGGTCGGCGGCCTGCCGGGCGAGGCGGACGCCGACGAATCGCCACCGGTCCACCTGGTCCTGGCGCGGGATCGCAAGGGCGCCTGGACCGCGTACCGGAACGGTGCTGAGTCCGATCCGGAAAACGTCCGCAGCGAACTTCCGATGAGCTTGGAGAAGGATCGTGTCCAGTTCGCGGGCGCCGGAGACGCGCCCCTGGGGGTGCTTCAGGCCCGCCTCTACGACCGAGTACTGGTTCCCGCCGACGTCGCAGCCTCCGCACTCGGGAACATCGAAGCACCGTCGGAAGCCGAGCAGGCACGGATCTACCGCAGCAGTTGGTCCCACATCGCGCGCCTCGAGGCGGAAGCTGACCAACTCGAGAAGAGCGCCGGCGGCGGCGACGCATGGCGCCGATTGGCGCACGCCATGTTCAACCTGAAGGAGTTCATGTACCTCCGATGA
- a CDS encoding serine hydrolase — MTRPRPPLAAVAAASAAGLTAVALGSIPWIAGSITVVQPDAARLVLVAAALAGFVSIGVAALARRVHPALRGTVLSLGLLAAASSPAFVELLARQQPAEPRLVGGPATAEPVPGADRLRVLQLNAYHGYPDGEGRLLPPATASDRLVRAGRLADAIAHLRPDIVVLQEAWCTVADGCLADRLAEALDLQAVYARANGSLRWLGFEEGSAILSRFPIADPATWPLLPDRDRFERRIALSAQIEHPALPFDVVGVHAANGDPELAGAQTEHLLERVLSLPARPALIAGDFNLDSSHPALGRFEAAGYRDLLPGGIDHVLLDAEASGWWPLWSEWPPALPDTAISDHPGLLVEFQLPLPPPDDDWPGEWQLVPADQVGLDADRLEQTIQDIGELEGLHGLLIARHGRLVAERYFRGSAGNRLHNLKSASKSVLSALAGLAVEEGVLELDQPIAEVLPEAADLDDPRKQAITVRHLLTMTSGLESTSFGNYGSWVASRNWVRAALARPLQAEPGTRFSYSTGGTHLLSAILARAAGQSTHDFAREHLFDPLGIRRSAWARDRQGVHMGGNNLSLLPRDMLTFGQLYLNRGRWGGEQLLPWQWVDRSTRPGLVGPRGRGRIYGGYGYLWWLRGSRERSAYIASGYGGQYIYVAPAEDLVVVTISTEISKGRGWRGELFGMIRAGIAGSVVDPYERSGRPAPL; from the coding sequence ATGACGCGCCCGCGCCCGCCTCTCGCCGCCGTCGCCGCGGCTTCAGCCGCTGGCCTGACCGCCGTGGCGCTGGGTTCGATCCCCTGGATCGCGGGATCGATCACCGTCGTCCAGCCTGACGCGGCGCGGCTCGTTCTCGTCGCTGCGGCACTCGCCGGCTTCGTTTCGATCGGAGTGGCGGCCCTTGCCCGTCGAGTTCATCCGGCGCTGCGCGGCACGGTCCTGAGCCTCGGCCTGCTGGCTGCGGCATCGAGTCCGGCCTTCGTCGAGCTGCTGGCTCGCCAGCAGCCGGCGGAGCCACGGCTGGTGGGCGGCCCGGCGACAGCGGAGCCGGTGCCTGGAGCCGATCGGCTTCGTGTACTCCAACTGAACGCATACCACGGCTATCCAGACGGAGAAGGGCGCCTCCTGCCACCCGCTACCGCCTCGGACCGCCTGGTGCGTGCGGGTCGCCTTGCGGACGCGATCGCCCACCTGCGACCCGACATCGTCGTCCTCCAGGAAGCCTGGTGCACGGTCGCCGACGGCTGTCTCGCCGACCGCCTGGCCGAGGCCCTCGATCTGCAGGCGGTCTACGCCCGCGCTAACGGCTCGCTGCGCTGGCTCGGATTCGAGGAAGGCTCGGCAATCCTCAGCCGCTTTCCCATTGCCGACCCGGCGACCTGGCCACTCCTTCCCGACCGGGACCGTTTCGAGCGCCGGATCGCCCTGTCCGCCCAGATTGAGCACCCGGCTCTACCTTTCGACGTGGTGGGCGTCCACGCAGCGAACGGCGACCCTGAACTCGCCGGCGCCCAGACCGAACACCTGCTGGAGCGCGTCCTCTCATTGCCAGCCCGGCCGGCGCTCATCGCGGGCGACTTCAACCTGGATAGCAGCCACCCTGCGCTCGGCCGCTTCGAGGCGGCGGGTTACCGCGACCTGCTCCCGGGCGGCATCGACCACGTGCTGCTCGACGCCGAAGCGTCCGGGTGGTGGCCCCTCTGGAGCGAATGGCCACCCGCCTTGCCCGACACGGCGATCTCCGATCATCCCGGCCTCCTGGTCGAGTTCCAGTTGCCGCTACCTCCTCCCGACGACGACTGGCCCGGCGAGTGGCAACTGGTCCCAGCCGACCAGGTCGGGCTGGACGCGGACCGGCTGGAACAGACGATCCAGGACATCGGCGAACTCGAGGGCCTCCACGGTTTGCTGATCGCGCGCCACGGCCGCCTCGTCGCCGAGCGCTACTTCCGCGGCTCTGCAGGCAACCGCCTGCACAATCTGAAGTCGGCCTCGAAGAGCGTCCTCTCGGCACTGGCCGGCCTGGCGGTCGAAGAGGGTGTTCTCGAACTCGATCAACCGATCGCGGAGGTGCTGCCCGAAGCCGCCGATCTCGACGATCCACGAAAGCAGGCGATTACGGTGCGCCACCTGTTGACGATGACGTCGGGTCTCGAATCGACCAGCTTCGGCAACTACGGTTCCTGGGTGGCTTCCCGCAACTGGGTTCGGGCCGCCCTGGCACGGCCCCTCCAGGCCGAGCCGGGAACCCGTTTCTCGTACAGCACCGGCGGGACCCACCTGCTTTCGGCGATCCTTGCCCGCGCCGCCGGTCAAAGCACCCACGACTTCGCCCGCGAGCACCTCTTCGATCCGCTCGGAATCCGCCGCTCGGCCTGGGCGCGCGACCGGCAGGGCGTCCACATGGGCGGCAACAACCTCTCCCTCCTGCCGCGCGACATGCTGACGTTCGGTCAGCTCTACCTGAATCGGGGCCGTTGGGGCGGCGAGCAACTGCTGCCCTGGCAGTGGGTCGACCGGTCCACCCGCCCCGGACTTGTCGGGCCGCGCGGACGCGGCCGGATCTACGGCGGCTACGGTTACCTCTGGTGGCTCCGAGGGTCCCGGGAACGCAGCGCCTACATCGCCAGCGGCTACGGGGGCCAGTACATCTATGTCGCCCCCGCCGAGGATCTGGTCGTCGTGACCATCTCGACGGAGATCTCGAAGGGGCGCGGGTGGCGTGGCGAACTGTTCGGCATGATCCGCGCCGGCATAGCCGGCAGCGTGGTCGACCCGTACGAGCGGAGCGGGCGACCGGCGCCGTTGTAA
- a CDS encoding SgcJ/EcaC family oxidoreductase, translating to MVPATVAFCSVLILAAGCAAPPEEEAPAPEVDPVAENEAALNELAAKYLQAVNRGDADGLAVLYTEDAIRFPSDGRRIEGRDAIRLFAAADYADTDWEMQLHVEESDYSGDLAFVRGTYAITLTQKENPSAVYQEVGKWMDLMRREEDGSWLIAREMSNRDYPPGQMPDPPGEEG from the coding sequence ATGGTCCCTGCCACCGTCGCGTTCTGCTCGGTCCTGATCCTTGCAGCGGGTTGTGCGGCGCCCCCGGAGGAAGAGGCGCCGGCACCGGAAGTGGATCCGGTGGCCGAGAATGAAGCGGCCCTGAACGAACTGGCGGCCAAGTATCTGCAGGCCGTGAACAGAGGCGATGCGGATGGCCTGGCGGTGCTGTACACCGAGGATGCAATCCGGTTCCCTTCGGATGGCCGGCGCATCGAAGGGCGCGACGCCATCCGGCTGTTCGCCGCCGCGGACTACGCCGATACCGACTGGGAGATGCAGCTCCACGTCGAGGAGAGCGACTACAGCGGCGATCTGGCGTTCGTGCGGGGCACGTACGCCATCACCCTGACACAGAAGGAGAACCCTTCCGCCGTCTACCAGGAAGTGGGCAAGTGGATGGACCTGATGCGTCGCGAAGAGGACGGATCGTGGTTGATCGCGCGGGAGATGTCGAACCGGGATTACCCGCCGGGTCAGATGCCCGATCCGCCCGGGGAGGAGGGTTGA
- a CDS encoding SgcJ/EcaC family oxidoreductase, producing MKWLTRVLEYPAISLLAVLFVGLFTVACPPAEEEVAEEQSAVEPSIGDERALNALIADFMVALNTSDADAMAALYATNGRRMPPNGLPLVGREAIRQDIAQTFESSDLEVQLQVEETRFSGELAYVQGTFALGVTPKDGSPRTDSLGNWMRLMRREPDGRWLVAYELWNFES from the coding sequence ATGAAGTGGCTCACTCGTGTGCTCGAGTATCCCGCGATCAGCCTGCTGGCTGTCCTCTTCGTTGGTTTGTTCACCGTCGCCTGTCCGCCGGCCGAGGAGGAGGTCGCCGAGGAGCAGAGCGCGGTCGAACCCAGCATCGGTGACGAGAGGGCCCTCAACGCTTTGATCGCCGACTTCATGGTCGCCCTGAACACCAGCGACGCGGACGCCATGGCGGCGCTGTATGCGACGAACGGGCGCAGGATGCCGCCGAACGGGCTTCCGCTCGTCGGCCGGGAAGCGATCCGGCAGGACATTGCGCAGACCTTTGAAAGTTCGGATCTCGAGGTACAGCTTCAGGTCGAGGAGACCCGGTTCAGTGGTGAGCTGGCCTACGTCCAGGGCACCTTCGCCCTTGGAGTGACCCCGAAGGACGGTTCACCGCGGACGGATTCCCTGGGCAACTGGATGCGCCTGATGCGGCGCGAGCCGGATGGCAGGTGGCTCGTAGCGTACGAACTCTGGAACTTCGAGTCGTAG